Proteins from one Nicotiana tabacum cultivar K326 chromosome 23, ASM71507v2, whole genome shotgun sequence genomic window:
- the LOC107795329 gene encoding histidine decarboxylase-like — MKQGHVISHEKRKCDKLFQPLLLGFFTGYPVNICYEHHAALAPLLQFHLNNCGDPFTQNTVDFHSKDFEVAVLDWFAQLWEIEKDEYWGYITNGGTEGNLHGLLIGRELHPTGIIYASKDSHYSISKATRMYRMEIETINTLVNGEIDYADLRSKLLLNKNKPAIININIGTTFKGAIDDLDLVLQILQKCGYSNDRYYIHCDAALYGLIVPFTQHVKTITFKKPIGSVSISGHKFLGCPMPCGIQITRKGYITSLSTKIEYIASVDATISGSRNGLAPIFLWYSLCMKGRAGLQQDAKMCNENARYLKGRLHKAGISTMLNESSIIVVFERPNDPKFIRHWQLSCTRDMAHVVVMPGITRETIDNFFKDLMQERKKWYQVGIIVPPCLADDIGSQNCLCSKQKMRH; from the exons ATGAAACAAGGCCATGTGATATCTCATGAAAAGAGAAAGTGTGACAAACTTTTTCAG CCTCTTTTACTTGGTTTCTTTACAGGTTATCCAGTTAATATATGTTACGAGCACCATGCTGCTTTAGCTCCACTTTTGCAATTCCACTTGAACAACTGCGGAGATCCCTTCACTCAGAACACTGTCGATTTCCATTCAAAAGATTTTGAAGTTGCTGTTTTAGATTGGTTTGCGCAACTATGGGAAATTGAGAAGGATGAATATTGGGGATACATTACCAATGGTGGCACAGAGGGAAATCTCCATGGTCTTTTGATTGG AAGAGAGTTACACCCCACTGGAATAATATATGCATCAAAGGATTCACATTACTCGATTTCTAAAGCAACAAGAATGTACAGAATGGAGATAGAGACCATCAATACTTTAGTCAATGGGGAGATTGATTATGCAGATTTGAGATCAAAATTACTTCTCAACAAGAACAAACCGgccatcatcaatatcaatattG GAACTACCTTCAAAGGAGCTATTGATGATCTTGATCTGGTCCTACAAATACTTCAAAAATGTGGTTATTCCAATGATAGATATTACATCCATTGTGACGCTGCACTATATGGGCTAATTGTCCCATTTACCCAACAT GTGAAAACAATTACCTTCAAGAAGCCAATAGGCAGTGTTTCAATTTCAGGCCACAAATTCTTGGGATGTCCAATGCCTTGTGGCATTCAGATAACAAGGAAAGGTTACATTACTAGTCTCTCAACAAAAATCGAGTACATTGCTTCCGTTGATGCTACAATTTCTGGTAGTCGAAATGGCTTGGCACCAATATTCTTATGGTATAGTTTATGCATGAAAGGCCGTGCCGGATTGCAACAAGATGCCAAAATGTGCAACGAAAATGCCCGATATTTGAAAGGCCGACTTCATAAAGCAGGAATTAGCACTATGCTCAATGAGTCTAGCATTATCGTTGTCTTTGAACGACCTAATGACCCTAAGTTCATTCGTCATTGGCAACTGTCTTGCACAAGAGATATGGCACATGTTGTAGTCATGCCGGGCATCACAAGGGAAACAATAGACAATTTTTTCAAGGATTTAATGCAGGAGAGGAAAAAATGGTACCAGGTTGGAATAATTGTGCCTCCTTGCCTAGCAGATGATATTGGTTCTCAAAACTGTCTTTGCTCCAAACAGAAGATGCGTCATTGA